A genomic window from Lutra lutra chromosome 17, mLutLut1.2, whole genome shotgun sequence includes:
- the HSD11B2 gene encoding 11-beta-hydroxysteroid dehydrogenase type 2, with protein sequence MERWPWPSGGAWLLVAARALLQLLRADLRLGRPLLAALALLAALDWLCQRLLPPPAALAVLAAAGWIALSRLARSPRLPVATRAVLITGCDSGFGKETAKKLDAMGFTVLATVLDLDSPGALELRTCCSPRLRLLQMDLTKPADISRALEFTKAHTASTGLWGLVNNAGYNDVVADVELSPVATFRSCMEVNFFGALELTKGLLPLLRHSRGRIVTVGSPAGDMPYPCLAAYGASKAAVVLLMDTFSCELLPWGVKVSVIQPGCFKTESVRNVGQWEQRKELLLASLPQELLQAYGEDYIEHLHGQFLHSLRLALPDLSPVVDAITDALLAVQPRRRYYPGHGLGLMYFIHYYLPEGLRRRFLQTFFINHCLPRALRPGQPGSTPAQDAAQDRGPDPDPGPSPEAAQ encoded by the exons ATGGAGCGCTGGCCTTGGCCGTCGGGCGGCGCCTGGCTGCTTGTGGCGGCCCGCGCTCTGCTGCAGCTGCTGCGCGCAGACCTGCGTCTGGGCCGCCCGCTGCTGGCGGCGCTGGCGCTGCTGGCTGCGCTCGACTGGCTGTGCCAGCGCCTGCTGCCCCCGCCGGCCGCACTCGCCGTGCTGGCCGCCGCCGGCTGGATCGCGTTGTCCCGCCTGGCGCGCTCGCCGCGCCTGCCCGTGGCCACTCGCGCGGTGCTCATCACCG GCTGTGACTCTGGTTTTGGCAAGGAGACGGCCAAGAAGCTAGACGCCATGGGCTTTACGGTGCTGGCCACCGTGTTGGACTTGGACAGCCCCGGTGCCCTAGAGCTCCGCACCTGCTGTTCCCCTCGCCTAAGGCTGCTGCAGATGGACCTAACTAAGCCAGCAGACATCAGCCGAGCACTGGAGTTCACAAAGGCCCACACTGCCAGCACAG GCTTGTGGGGCCTGGTCAACAACGCAGGCTACAACGATGTGGTGGCTGATGTGGAGCTGTCTCCAGTGGCCACTTTCCGCAGCTGCATGGAGGTGAATTTCTTCGGTGCACTTGAGCTGACCAAGGGTCTCTTGCCACTGTTGCGCCATTCTAGGGGCCGCATCGTGACTGTGGGCAGCCCAGCAG GAGACATGCCATACCCGTGCTTGGCGGCCTATGGGGCTTCCAAAGCGGCCGTGGTGCTGCTCATGGACACATTCAGCTGTGAACTTCTGCCCTGGGGGGTCAAGGTCAGCGTCATCCAGCCTGGCTGCTTTAAAACAG AGTCGGTGCGCAATGTGGGCCAGTGGGAGCAGCGCAAGGAGCTGCTACTGGCCAGCCTGCCCCAAGAGTTGCTCCAGGCCTACGGCGAGGACTACATCGAGCACTTACACGGGCAGTTCCTGCACTCACTGCGCCTGGCGCTGCCAGACCTCAGCCCGGTGGTAGATGCCATCACTGATGCACTGCTGGCGGTTCAGCCGCGCCGCCGCTACTACCCGGGCCATGGCCTGGGGCTCATGTACTTCATCCACTACTACCTGCCTGAGGGCCTGCGGCGCCGCTTCCTGCAGACCTTCTTCATCAATCACTGTCTGCCAAGAGCACTGCGGCCTGGCCAGCCGGGCTCCACCCCAGCTCAGGATGCAGCCCAGGACCGGGGCCCGGACCCAGACCCAGGCCCTTCCCCCGAGGCAGCCCAGTGA